In one window of Lemur catta isolate mLemCat1 chromosome 25, mLemCat1.pri, whole genome shotgun sequence DNA:
- the MIA3 gene encoding transport and Golgi organization protein 1 homolog isoform X2, with product MYRGEALEDFTGPDCRFVSFKKGDPVYVYYKLAGRGPEVWAGSVGRIFGYFPKDLIQVIHEYTKEELQVPTDETDFVCFDGGRDDFDNYNVEELLGFLELYDSAAGDSAKAAEETEGVEQPPGGSEESGAEPGAAEPAGSEGVSSGNTEGLEEAFLAQENRAQAGSQAGAARGGQPPPEPVDQTLQGRLTGAESENRSGSGSPVSAEQGKTDAYKLLKTEMTLDLKTKFGSTADVLVSDEETTSLVTSLEDDFDEDLDAAYYAVEEEEEENQEDLEQLPLLSFVSGGDSGRPARPGAEKYSPDNEERNANEKDELEGLVPPGVKSDDANILTTWGDTIFSIVTGGEEKTGVVDSESSDSEEEKEDEDASVPGSRRDKPPVTADHADPDGADDGLLTVDVPKTNSDRDPEADTELHSEGKGRKVQEPEWSPGQDETELEDEKRDGVAVHGSTQSSDRDALPAADEGGDTAPSAFGDKDDNPEVAAIHISKETHPEDKPAEQTLEVGSGGGPVRRAEGNQTGSEKMTPAHLGPAAPAGDTRPDTPGNAVREAGALPGGPKPHRLSVEPPREASGEDLARQTHSQPRSANPGNTGSPGDLEGEVPVPGTNLSWPQEGAVSAVVPEPSSATTRPSEDEGREDPAEEEFAGHKAARGTQEPGGAVAGAGVAPEAPAAEEEDDDLPEELLEDENAASAKQAKESGPGGRAGQADGHLQIPESAVVGTTSPDAEDEESRREASVAGSGRKSETAAAGVGTAGGGPASVAGEKEGRPLPDEKAQRPPEASDFPDQRKTQTPELGDASRNKDSDDPKKDNSRDPMETSGLAEKPGGEELSGEDREDAEKSVDTESRGSASGEPEDDPSLWTPQTTAEPAPGDKRDDLPIISSFFREQQSLQRFQKYFDAHELELLLQEMSFKLKSAQRDSLPYNVEKVLDKVFRASESHILGVAEKMLDARVARNRDEGMQDSNVFEESAALDDIQDLVYFVRYRHSAEEEAAPLAMAGWGETVAEMQPPHEDHFSPENMEELNMRIVEEPTQLDQPVTRDTGASEVSQQLNTEKDLDPGLMPTAGAPVDAVDAKKQPEINAEEPASVTPLENAILLIYSFMFYLSKTIVATLPDDVQPGPDFYGLPWKPVLITAFLGIVSFAVFFWRTILVVKNRVYQVTEQQISEKLKTIMKENAELVQKLSNYEQKIKESKKHVQEAKKQNMILSDEAIKFKDKIKRLEETNESLDDTAKNLRVMLESEREQNVKNQDLILENKKSIEKLKDVISMNASEFSEVQIALNEAKLSEEKVKSECHRVQEENTRLKKKKEQLQQEIEDWSKSHAELSEQIKSFEKSQKDLEGALTHKDDNINALTNCITQLNRLECECESESEGQNKGANESDELANGELGGDRNEKMKNQIKQMMDVSWTQTAVSVVEEDLKLLQSKLRASMSTKCDLEDQIKTLEDNRDSLQSAKARLEDECKTLRQKVEILNELYQQKEMALQKKLSQEEYERQEREQRLSAADEKAVLAAEEVKTYKRRIEEMEDELQKTERSFKTQIATHEKKAHDNWLKARAAERAIAEEKREAANLRHKILELTQKIAMLQEEPVIVKPMPGRPNTQNPPRRGALSQNGSFGPSPVSGGDCSPPLMAEPPVRPLSATLSRREMPRSEFGSVDGPVPRARWSSEVPGKPPASDPGAGTAATMNSSSRNSSPTKAMDEGQVHVAAKGPPPYPGVPLTSSPVGGPLPPPIRYGPPPQLCGPFGPRPLPPPFGPALRPPLGLREYAPGVPPGKRDLPLDPREFLPGHTPFRPLGSLGPREYFIPGPRLPPPSHGPPDYPAPPAARDLPPSGSRDEPPPASRSSDQDCPQALKQTP from the exons GTTGGGCGtatttttggatattttccaAAGGATTTAATCCAGGTAATCCACGAATATACCAAAGAAGAGCTACAAGTTCCAACAGAT GAAACAGATTTTGTGTGTTTTGATGGAGGAAGGGACGATTTCGATAATTATAACGTAGAAGAACTCTTGGGGTTTTTGGAACTGTACGATTCTGCCGCTGGGGATTCTGCGAAAGCCGCAGAAGAGACCGAAGGTGTGGAACAACCTCCCGGAGGATCTGAGGAAAGCGGGGCTGAGCCGGGGGCAGCCGAGCCAGCGGGAAGCGAAGGTGTGTCCTCAGGGAACACCGAGGGCCTGGAGGAAGCGTTCCTGGCCCAGGAGAACCGCGCCCAGGCGGGCAGCCAAGCGGGAGCCGCGCGGGGAGGGCAGCCTCCGCCGGAGCCTGTTGACCAGACGCTGCAGGGGAGACTAACAGGGGcagaaagtgaaaacagaagCGGCAGCGGCTCTCCCGTCTCAGCTGAGCAGGGGAAGACGGACGCGTACAAGCTTCTGAAAACAGAAATGACTCTAGACTTGAAAACCAAGTTCGGCTCCACCGCCGACGTGCTGGTGTCGGACGAGGAGACGACCAGCCTGGTGACTTCTCTAGAAGACGATTTCGACGAGGACTTGGACGCCGCGTACTACGCGgtcgaggaggaggaggaggagaaccaGGAGGACCTTGAGCAGCTGCCGCTGCTGAGCTTCGTGAGCGGAGGAGACTCGGGAAGGCCAGCGAGGCCGGGAGCTGAGAAATACTCCCCCGACAACGAGGAGCGGAATGCAAACGAAAAGGACGAGCTTGAGGGACTCGTGCCCCCGGGCGTCAAAAGTGATGATGCAAATATTCTAACAACCTGGGGGGACACGATCTTTTCCATTGTCacaggaggggaagaaaagacagGTGTGGTGGATTCGGAGAGTTCCGATtcggaggaagaaaaggaggacgAGGACGCGTCAGTCCCAGGCAGCAGACGGGACAAACCACCAGTGACGGCAGACCACGCTGACCCTGACGGTGCAGACGACGGTCTTTTGACTGTAGACGTCCCCAAAACAAATAGTGACAGAGACCCAGAAGCGGACACCGAACTTCACAGtgaaggaaaagggaggaaagtTCAGGAACCTGAGTGGAGCCCGGGACAAGACGAGACAGAATTAGAGGACGAGAAGCGGGACGGGGTGGCCGTGCACGGTTCCACTCAAAGCAGCGACCGCGACGCTTTGCCAGCTGCCGACGAGGGTGGAGACACAGCACCGTCAGCCTTCGGGGACAAAGACGACAACCCAGAAGTAGCAGCTATTCACATCTCAAAGGAAACGCACCCCGAAGACAAGCCCGCAGAGCAGACGCTGGAAGTGGGGTCGGGGGGTGGCCCTGTCCGCAGAGCCGAGGGGAACCAGACGGGCTCGGAGAAGATGACACCGGCGCACCTGGGTCCCGCAGCGCCCGCCGGGGACACACGGCCCGACACACCCGGAAACGCGGTGCGGGAAGCAGGCGCTTTGCCAGGGGGACCGAAGCCGCACAGGCTCTCCGTCGAGCCTCCCCGGGAGGCATCTGGAGAGGACCTGGCTCGCCAGACTCACAGCCAGCCGCGCTCGGCCAACCCGGGCAACACCGGTTCCCCAGGAGACCTGGAAGGAGAAGTTCCCGTGCCGGGGACAAATCTCTCCTGGCCACAAGAAGGGGCCGTGTCTGCTGTCGTCCCCGAGCCCTCGAGCGCGACCACGAGGCCATCCGAGGACGAGGGCAGGGAGGACCCGGCAGAGGAAGAGTTTGCGGGTCACAAGGCAGCGCGGGGCACGCAGGAACCAGGAGGAGCAGTGGCAGGAGCGGGTGTCGCTCCCGAAGCCCCCGCAGCAGAGGAGGAGGACGACGACCTCCCCGAGGAGCTGCTGGAGGACGAAAACGCCGCGAGCGCAAAGCAGGCGAAAGAGAGCGGCCCtgggggccgggccgggcaggCGGACGGTCACCTGCAGATCCCCGAAAGCGCCGTTGTGGGGACCACCAGTCCTGATGCAGAAGACGAAGAAAGCAGACGAGAAGCCAGTGTGGCGGGCAGCGGAAGAAAGAGTGAAACTGCAGCCGCCGGGGTCGGCACAGCGGGCGGGGGACCAGCGAGTGTGGCCGGAGAAAAGGAGGGTCGCCCTCTGCCAGACGAGAAAGCACAGAGACCGCCTGAAGCGAGTGACTTTCCCGACCAGAGAAAGACTCAGACTCCAGAGTTGGGCGATGCGTCTCGGAACAAAGATTCTGATGACCCGAAAAAGGACAACTCCAGGGATCCCATGGAGACCTCGGGGCTGGCCGAGAAGCCGGGCGGAGAAGAGCTCTCGGGAGAGGACCGTGAGGACGCAGAGAAATCTGTGGACACAGAGAGCCGGGGCTCTGCTTCTGGGGAGCCTGAAGATGACCCGTCCCTCTGGACCCCACAGACGACGGCAGAGCCAGCACCGGGTGACAAGAGGGACGACCTGCCCATAATCAGCAGCTTCTTTCGAGAGCAGCAGTCTCTGCAGCGGTTCCAGAAGTACTTCGACGCCCACGAGCTGGAACTCCTGCTCCAAGAAATGTCCTTCAAGCTGAAGTCAGCGCAGCGGGACAGCCTGCCCTACAACGTGGAGAAAGTCCTCGATAAGGTCTTCCGGGCCTCCGAGTCTCACATCCTGGGTGTGGCGGAGAAAATGCTAGATGCTCGTGTGGCCCGGAATCGAGACGAGGGGATGCAGGACAGCAACGTGTTTGAAGAGTCTGCAGCGCTCGACGACATCCAAGACCTGGTCTATTTTGTCAGGTACAGGCACTCGGCGGAGGAGGAGGCGGCCCCGCTGGCGATGGCAGGCTGGGGCGAGACGGTGGCAG AGATGCAACCACCCCATGAAGATCATTTCTCACCAGAGAACATGGAAGAACTTAATATGCGGATTGTTGAAGAGCCCACCCAGTTGGACCAGCCCGTGACAAGGGACACAGGAGCCTCCGAAGTGTCACAGCAGTTGAATACTGAGAAAGATTTAGACCCAG GGCTAATGCCAACAGCAGGTGCTCCCGTTGATGCTGTTGATGCGAAAAAGCAACCAGAGATAAACGCCGAAGAGCCAGCCAGCGTCACGCCTTTGGAAAATGCAATCCTTCTAAtatattcattcatgttttatttaagtAAGACG ATAGTTGCTACGTTGCCTGATGATGTTCAGCCTGGGCCTGATTTTTATGGGCTGCCATGGAAACCTGTACTTATCACTGCCTTCTTGGGaattgtttcatttgctgttttCTTCTGGAGAACTATCCTTGTT GTAAAGAATAGAGTATATCAAG tcacTGAACAGCAAATTTCTGAGAAGTTGAAGACTATCATGAAAGAAAATGCAGAACTTGTTCAAAAATTGTCAAATTATGAGCAGaag ATCAAGGAATCAAAGAAACATGTTCAAGAAGCCAAGAAACAAAATATGATTCTCTCTGATGAAGCAAttaaatttaag GATAAAATCAAGAGACTTGAAGAAACGAATGAATCTCTGGATGACACAGCTAAAAATCTTCGTGTTATGTTAGAATCTGAGAGAGAACAGAATGTCAAGAATCAGGACTTG ATACTGGAAAACAAGAAATCTATAGAGAAGTTAAAGGACGTTATTTCAATGAATGCCTCAGAATTTTCAGAG GTTCAAATTGCACTTAACGAAGCTAAGCTTAGTGAAGAGAAGGTGAAATCTGAATGCCATCGGGTTCAAGAAGAAAACACCAGGcttaagaagaagaaagagcag TTGCAGCAGGAAATCGAAGACTGGAGTAAATCACATGCTGAGCTCAGTGAGCAAATCAAATCATTTGAGAAGTCTCAGAAGGATTTGGAAGGAGCTCTCACTCACAAAGATGATAATATTAAT GCTTTGACTAATTGTATTACACAGTTGAATCGGTTAGAGTGTGAATGTGAATCTGAATCGGAGGGTCAGAATAAAGGAGCAAATGAGTCAGATGAATTAGCAAACGGAGAATTGGGAG GTGACCGGAATGAGAAGATGAAAAATCAAATTAAGCAGATGATGGATGTCTCTTGG ACACAAACTGCAGTTTCAGTGGTTGAAGAGGATCTAAAACTTTTACAATCTAAGCTAAGAGCCTCGATGTCCACTAAATGTGACCTGGAAG ACCAGATAAAGACGTTAGAAGACAACCGCGATTCCCTGCAGTCTGCTAAAGCCAGACTGGAAGACGAATGCAAAACCTTGAGGCAGAAAGTGGAGATTCTGAACGAACTCTATCAGCAGAAGGAGATGGCTCTGCAAAA GAAACTGAGTCAGGAAGAGTACGAGCGACAGGAGCGAGAGCAGAGGCTGTCGGCTGCAGATGAAAAGGCGGTTTTGGCTGCAGAAGAAGTGAAAACTTACAA GCGGAGAATTGAAGAAATGGAGGATGAATTACAGAAAACAGAGCGCTCCTTTAAAACCCAG ATTGCTACTCATGAGAAGAAAGCTCATGATAACtgg CTCAAAGCTCGTGCTGCAGAAAGAGCCATCgctgaagagaaaagggaagcgGCCAACCTGAGACACAA AATACTGGAATTAACGCAAAAAATCGCAATGCTGCAAGAAGAACCTGTGATCGTAAAACCAATGCCAGGAAGACCAAACACACAAAACCCTCCAAGGAGAG GTGCCCTGAGCCAGAACGGCTCCTTCGGCCCGTCCCCCGTGAGCGGGGGCGACTGCTCCCCTCCCCTGATGGCAGAGCCACCCGTGAGGCCGCTGTCCGCCACTCTCAGCCGAAGAGAGATGCCCAGGAGTGAATTTG GGTCAGTGGATGGGCCTGTGCCTCGTGCTCGGTGGTCGTCAGAGGTGCCTGGGAAGCCGCCTGCCTCCG ATCCAGGGGCTGGGACAGCGGCCACGATGAACAGCAGCTCCAGAAACTCTTCCCCCACTAAGGCGATGGACGAGGGCCAG GTTCATGTGGCTGCAAAAGGGCCCCCTCCCTACCCAGGGGTGCCTCTCACGAGCTCCCCGGTGGGAGGCCCCCTCCCGCCGCCCATCCGGTACGGACCCCCTCCTCAGCTCTGCGGGCCGTTCGGGCCtcggcccctccctcctccattcG
- the MIA3 gene encoding transport and Golgi organization protein 1 homolog isoform X6 yields the protein MAAASALLLWLLAAGAPWRVRGQREPGGGRRFSEHKLCGDGECSMLMYRGEALEDFTGPDCRFVSFKKGDPVYVYYKLAGRGPEVWAGSVGRIFGYFPKDLIQVIHEYTKEELQVPTDETDFVCFDGGRDDFDNYNVEELLGFLELYDSAAGDSAKAAEETEGVEQPPGGSEESGAEPGAAEPAGSEGVSSGNTEGLEEAFLAQENRAQAGSQAGAARGGQPPPEPVDQTLQGRLTGAESENRSGSGSPVSAEQGKTDAYKLLKTEMTLDLKTKFGSTADVLVSDEETTSLVTSLEDDFDEDLDAAYYAVEEEEEENQEDLEQLPLLSFVSGGDSGRPARPGAEKYSPDNEERNANEKDELEGLVPPGVKSDDANILTTWGDTIFSIVTGGEEKTGVVDSESSDSEEEKEDEDASVPGSRRDKPPVTADHADPDGADDGLLTVDVPKTNSDRDPEADTELHSEGKGRKVQEPEWSPGQDETELEDEKRDGVAVHGSTQSSDRDALPAADEGGDTAPSAFGDKDDNPEVAAIHISKETHPEDKPAEQTLEVGSGGGPVRRAEGNQTGSEKMTPAHLGPAAPAGDTRPDTPGNAVREAGALPGGPKPHRLSVEPPREASGEDLARQTHSQPRSANPGNTGSPGDLEGEVPVPGTNLSWPQEGAVSAVVPEPSSATTRPSEDEGREDPAEEEFAGHKAARGTQEPGGAVAGAGVAPEAPAAEEEDDDLPEELLEDENAASAKQAKESGPGGRAGQADGHLQIPESAVVGTTSPDAEDEESRREASVAGSGRKSETAAAGVGTAGGGPASVAGEKEGRPLPDEKAQRPPEASDFPDQRKTQTPELGDASRNKDSDDPKKDNSRDPMETSGLAEKPGGEELSGEDREDAEKSVDTESRGSASGEPEDDPSLWTPQTTAEPAPGDKRDDLPIISSFFREQQSLQRFQKYFDAHELELLLQEMSFKLKSAQRDSLPYNVEKVLDKVFRASESHILGVAEKMLDARVARNRDEGMQDSNVFEESAALDDIQDLVYFVRYRHSAEEEAAPLAMAGWGETVAEMQPPHEDHFSPENMEELNMRIVEEPTQLDQPVTRDTGASEVSQQLNTEKDLDPGLMPTAGAPVDAVDAKKQPEINAEEPASVTPLENAILLIYSFMFYLSKTIVATLPDDVQPGPDFYGLPWKPVLITAFLGIVSFAVFFWRTILVVKNRVYQVTEQQISEKLKTIMKENAELVQKLSNYEQKIKESKKHVQEAKKQNMILSDEAIKFKDKIKRLEETNESLDDTAKNLRVMLESEREQNVKNQDLILENKKSIEKLKDVISMNASEFSEVQIALNEAKLSEEKVKSECHRVQEENTRLKKKKEQLQQEIEDWSKSHAELSEQIKSFEKSQKDLEGALTHKDDNINALTNCITQLNRLECECESESEGQNKGANESDELANGELGGDRNEKMKNQIKQMMDVSWTQTAVSVVEEDLKLLQSKLRASMSTKCDLEDQIKTLEDNRDSLQSAKARLEDECKTLRQKVEILNELYQQKEMALQKKLSQEEYERQEREQRLSAADEKAVLAAEEVKTYKRRIEEMEDELQKTERSFKTQIATHEKKAHDNWLKARAAERAIAEEKREAANLRHKILELTQKIAMLQEEPVIVKPMPGRPNTQNPPRRGALSQNGSFGPSPVSGGDCSPPLMAEPPVRPLSATLSRREMPRSEFGSVDGPVPRARWSSEVPGKPPASDPGAGTAATMNSSSRNSSPTKAMDEGQQTVLQELEGPSVPSSTSLAERPVVVHVAAKGPPPYPGVPLTSSPVGGPLPPPIRYGPPPQLCGPFGPRPLPPPFGPALRPPLGLREYAPGVPPGKRDLPLDPREFLPGHTPFRPLGSLGPREYFIPGPRLPPPSHGPPDYPAPPAARDLPPSGSRDEPPPASRSSDQDCPQALKQTP from the exons GTTGGGCGtatttttggatattttccaAAGGATTTAATCCAGGTAATCCACGAATATACCAAAGAAGAGCTACAAGTTCCAACAGAT GAAACAGATTTTGTGTGTTTTGATGGAGGAAGGGACGATTTCGATAATTATAACGTAGAAGAACTCTTGGGGTTTTTGGAACTGTACGATTCTGCCGCTGGGGATTCTGCGAAAGCCGCAGAAGAGACCGAAGGTGTGGAACAACCTCCCGGAGGATCTGAGGAAAGCGGGGCTGAGCCGGGGGCAGCCGAGCCAGCGGGAAGCGAAGGTGTGTCCTCAGGGAACACCGAGGGCCTGGAGGAAGCGTTCCTGGCCCAGGAGAACCGCGCCCAGGCGGGCAGCCAAGCGGGAGCCGCGCGGGGAGGGCAGCCTCCGCCGGAGCCTGTTGACCAGACGCTGCAGGGGAGACTAACAGGGGcagaaagtgaaaacagaagCGGCAGCGGCTCTCCCGTCTCAGCTGAGCAGGGGAAGACGGACGCGTACAAGCTTCTGAAAACAGAAATGACTCTAGACTTGAAAACCAAGTTCGGCTCCACCGCCGACGTGCTGGTGTCGGACGAGGAGACGACCAGCCTGGTGACTTCTCTAGAAGACGATTTCGACGAGGACTTGGACGCCGCGTACTACGCGgtcgaggaggaggaggaggagaaccaGGAGGACCTTGAGCAGCTGCCGCTGCTGAGCTTCGTGAGCGGAGGAGACTCGGGAAGGCCAGCGAGGCCGGGAGCTGAGAAATACTCCCCCGACAACGAGGAGCGGAATGCAAACGAAAAGGACGAGCTTGAGGGACTCGTGCCCCCGGGCGTCAAAAGTGATGATGCAAATATTCTAACAACCTGGGGGGACACGATCTTTTCCATTGTCacaggaggggaagaaaagacagGTGTGGTGGATTCGGAGAGTTCCGATtcggaggaagaaaaggaggacgAGGACGCGTCAGTCCCAGGCAGCAGACGGGACAAACCACCAGTGACGGCAGACCACGCTGACCCTGACGGTGCAGACGACGGTCTTTTGACTGTAGACGTCCCCAAAACAAATAGTGACAGAGACCCAGAAGCGGACACCGAACTTCACAGtgaaggaaaagggaggaaagtTCAGGAACCTGAGTGGAGCCCGGGACAAGACGAGACAGAATTAGAGGACGAGAAGCGGGACGGGGTGGCCGTGCACGGTTCCACTCAAAGCAGCGACCGCGACGCTTTGCCAGCTGCCGACGAGGGTGGAGACACAGCACCGTCAGCCTTCGGGGACAAAGACGACAACCCAGAAGTAGCAGCTATTCACATCTCAAAGGAAACGCACCCCGAAGACAAGCCCGCAGAGCAGACGCTGGAAGTGGGGTCGGGGGGTGGCCCTGTCCGCAGAGCCGAGGGGAACCAGACGGGCTCGGAGAAGATGACACCGGCGCACCTGGGTCCCGCAGCGCCCGCCGGGGACACACGGCCCGACACACCCGGAAACGCGGTGCGGGAAGCAGGCGCTTTGCCAGGGGGACCGAAGCCGCACAGGCTCTCCGTCGAGCCTCCCCGGGAGGCATCTGGAGAGGACCTGGCTCGCCAGACTCACAGCCAGCCGCGCTCGGCCAACCCGGGCAACACCGGTTCCCCAGGAGACCTGGAAGGAGAAGTTCCCGTGCCGGGGACAAATCTCTCCTGGCCACAAGAAGGGGCCGTGTCTGCTGTCGTCCCCGAGCCCTCGAGCGCGACCACGAGGCCATCCGAGGACGAGGGCAGGGAGGACCCGGCAGAGGAAGAGTTTGCGGGTCACAAGGCAGCGCGGGGCACGCAGGAACCAGGAGGAGCAGTGGCAGGAGCGGGTGTCGCTCCCGAAGCCCCCGCAGCAGAGGAGGAGGACGACGACCTCCCCGAGGAGCTGCTGGAGGACGAAAACGCCGCGAGCGCAAAGCAGGCGAAAGAGAGCGGCCCtgggggccgggccgggcaggCGGACGGTCACCTGCAGATCCCCGAAAGCGCCGTTGTGGGGACCACCAGTCCTGATGCAGAAGACGAAGAAAGCAGACGAGAAGCCAGTGTGGCGGGCAGCGGAAGAAAGAGTGAAACTGCAGCCGCCGGGGTCGGCACAGCGGGCGGGGGACCAGCGAGTGTGGCCGGAGAAAAGGAGGGTCGCCCTCTGCCAGACGAGAAAGCACAGAGACCGCCTGAAGCGAGTGACTTTCCCGACCAGAGAAAGACTCAGACTCCAGAGTTGGGCGATGCGTCTCGGAACAAAGATTCTGATGACCCGAAAAAGGACAACTCCAGGGATCCCATGGAGACCTCGGGGCTGGCCGAGAAGCCGGGCGGAGAAGAGCTCTCGGGAGAGGACCGTGAGGACGCAGAGAAATCTGTGGACACAGAGAGCCGGGGCTCTGCTTCTGGGGAGCCTGAAGATGACCCGTCCCTCTGGACCCCACAGACGACGGCAGAGCCAGCACCGGGTGACAAGAGGGACGACCTGCCCATAATCAGCAGCTTCTTTCGAGAGCAGCAGTCTCTGCAGCGGTTCCAGAAGTACTTCGACGCCCACGAGCTGGAACTCCTGCTCCAAGAAATGTCCTTCAAGCTGAAGTCAGCGCAGCGGGACAGCCTGCCCTACAACGTGGAGAAAGTCCTCGATAAGGTCTTCCGGGCCTCCGAGTCTCACATCCTGGGTGTGGCGGAGAAAATGCTAGATGCTCGTGTGGCCCGGAATCGAGACGAGGGGATGCAGGACAGCAACGTGTTTGAAGAGTCTGCAGCGCTCGACGACATCCAAGACCTGGTCTATTTTGTCAGGTACAGGCACTCGGCGGAGGAGGAGGCGGCCCCGCTGGCGATGGCAGGCTGGGGCGAGACGGTGGCAG AGATGCAACCACCCCATGAAGATCATTTCTCACCAGAGAACATGGAAGAACTTAATATGCGGATTGTTGAAGAGCCCACCCAGTTGGACCAGCCCGTGACAAGGGACACAGGAGCCTCCGAAGTGTCACAGCAGTTGAATACTGAGAAAGATTTAGACCCAG GGCTAATGCCAACAGCAGGTGCTCCCGTTGATGCTGTTGATGCGAAAAAGCAACCAGAGATAAACGCCGAAGAGCCAGCCAGCGTCACGCCTTTGGAAAATGCAATCCTTCTAAtatattcattcatgttttatttaagtAAGACG ATAGTTGCTACGTTGCCTGATGATGTTCAGCCTGGGCCTGATTTTTATGGGCTGCCATGGAAACCTGTACTTATCACTGCCTTCTTGGGaattgtttcatttgctgttttCTTCTGGAGAACTATCCTTGTT GTAAAGAATAGAGTATATCAAG tcacTGAACAGCAAATTTCTGAGAAGTTGAAGACTATCATGAAAGAAAATGCAGAACTTGTTCAAAAATTGTCAAATTATGAGCAGaag ATCAAGGAATCAAAGAAACATGTTCAAGAAGCCAAGAAACAAAATATGATTCTCTCTGATGAAGCAAttaaatttaag GATAAAATCAAGAGACTTGAAGAAACGAATGAATCTCTGGATGACACAGCTAAAAATCTTCGTGTTATGTTAGAATCTGAGAGAGAACAGAATGTCAAGAATCAGGACTTG ATACTGGAAAACAAGAAATCTATAGAGAAGTTAAAGGACGTTATTTCAATGAATGCCTCAGAATTTTCAGAG GTTCAAATTGCACTTAACGAAGCTAAGCTTAGTGAAGAGAAGGTGAAATCTGAATGCCATCGGGTTCAAGAAGAAAACACCAGGcttaagaagaagaaagagcag TTGCAGCAGGAAATCGAAGACTGGAGTAAATCACATGCTGAGCTCAGTGAGCAAATCAAATCATTTGAGAAGTCTCAGAAGGATTTGGAAGGAGCTCTCACTCACAAAGATGATAATATTAAT GCTTTGACTAATTGTATTACACAGTTGAATCGGTTAGAGTGTGAATGTGAATCTGAATCGGAGGGTCAGAATAAAGGAGCAAATGAGTCAGATGAATTAGCAAACGGAGAATTGGGAG GTGACCGGAATGAGAAGATGAAAAATCAAATTAAGCAGATGATGGATGTCTCTTGG ACACAAACTGCAGTTTCAGTGGTTGAAGAGGATCTAAAACTTTTACAATCTAAGCTAAGAGCCTCGATGTCCACTAAATGTGACCTGGAAG ACCAGATAAAGACGTTAGAAGACAACCGCGATTCCCTGCAGTCTGCTAAAGCCAGACTGGAAGACGAATGCAAAACCTTGAGGCAGAAAGTGGAGATTCTGAACGAACTCTATCAGCAGAAGGAGATGGCTCTGCAAAA GAAACTGAGTCAGGAAGAGTACGAGCGACAGGAGCGAGAGCAGAGGCTGTCGGCTGCAGATGAAAAGGCGGTTTTGGCTGCAGAAGAAGTGAAAACTTACAA GCGGAGAATTGAAGAAATGGAGGATGAATTACAGAAAACAGAGCGCTCCTTTAAAACCCAG ATTGCTACTCATGAGAAGAAAGCTCATGATAACtgg CTCAAAGCTCGTGCTGCAGAAAGAGCCATCgctgaagagaaaagggaagcgGCCAACCTGAGACACAA AATACTGGAATTAACGCAAAAAATCGCAATGCTGCAAGAAGAACCTGTGATCGTAAAACCAATGCCAGGAAGACCAAACACACAAAACCCTCCAAGGAGAG GTGCCCTGAGCCAGAACGGCTCCTTCGGCCCGTCCCCCGTGAGCGGGGGCGACTGCTCCCCTCCCCTGATGGCAGAGCCACCCGTGAGGCCGCTGTCCGCCACTCTCAGCCGAAGAGAGATGCCCAGGAGTGAATTTG GGTCAGTGGATGGGCCTGTGCCTCGTGCTCGGTGGTCGTCAGAGGTGCCTGGGAAGCCGCCTGCCTCCG ATCCAGGGGCTGGGACAGCGGCCACGATGAACAGCAGCTCCAGAAACTCTTCCCCCACTAAGGCGATGGACGAGGGCCAG caaactgttCTCCAAGAGCTGGAAGGCCCCTCCGTTCCCAGCAGCACGTCTCTGGCTGAGCGTCCAGTAGTT GTTCATGTGGCTGCAAAAGGGCCCCCTCCCTACCCAGGGGTGCCTCTCACGAGCTCCCCGGTGGGAGGCCCCCTCCCGCCGCCCATCCGGTACGGACCCCCTCCTCAGCTCTGCGGGCCGTTCGGGCCtcggcccctccctcctccattcG